Proteins co-encoded in one bacterium genomic window:
- a CDS encoding IS1634 family transposase, whose translation MWIKRCASVYKGKISGGWWLVKSYRENGKVKHKYIENISHLSVEQRDGLKKILKNPKAIVIDNLKEFIRRGYDYGDIVFFLYMMHQLGVMDVLSKFLSKKALSLIVAVLLNRILKPSSKMEAISWIKGTAFPFFCSLRKKEYHPNRVYEAMDEVKDNMDGILEEFYKLSGGKPLFLLYDITSIYFEGGAVKKGKRGYSRDHRPDRPQVLLGIVLNEKGFPVHFEIFDGNLRDKDTVEGVAKKVKERFNIERIIFVGDRGMISIDNVEEIINADLGYIMALTHEEAKGLLEEKKIDPFLFDKRLPVTVWQDGEDAKYVLCGSEFRRERDRKVFGSLLEKGRESLKVVQRMVEKGRLKKHEKVIRRAQKKLTKSGAEKYFDFRYENGIFEIIEKVEAIRRAERLCGYYILKTSETHMEDYDIEVHYKKLQEVERCFRDLKELIEVRPIGHWKDRRVETHIFLCLLAQVILAWVRKKLKEVGWLGRYNTLERFINLLGSVKINKLLIEKKEILVVQRENPLETVLLTNFGLLSFDYERDKEGCSI comes from the coding sequence ATGTGGATTAAAAGATGTGCGAGTGTTTATAAGGGGAAGATTTCTGGAGGTTGGTGGCTTGTTAAGTCTTACAGGGAGAATGGGAAGGTAAAGCATAAGTATATTGAGAATATTAGTCATCTTAGTGTGGAGCAAAGAGATGGGTTGAAAAAGATATTAAAAAATCCTAAGGCGATAGTTATAGATAACTTGAAAGAATTTATCAGAAGGGGGTATGATTATGGGGATATTGTGTTTTTTCTCTATATGATGCACCAGTTGGGGGTGATGGATGTACTTTCTAAATTTTTGTCTAAAAAAGCGCTTTCGTTGATAGTAGCAGTTTTATTAAATCGTATATTGAAGCCTTCGTCAAAAATGGAAGCAATTAGCTGGATAAAAGGGACAGCCTTCCCTTTCTTTTGCAGTCTCAGGAAGAAAGAATATCACCCTAATCGTGTATATGAAGCAATGGATGAAGTTAAAGATAATATGGATGGTATATTAGAGGAGTTTTACAAACTTTCCGGTGGTAAGCCGTTATTTTTATTGTATGACATAACTTCTATCTATTTTGAAGGAGGAGCAGTCAAGAAGGGAAAGCGGGGATATAGCAGAGATCATAGGCCTGATAGACCGCAAGTGTTGTTGGGAATTGTGTTAAATGAGAAGGGTTTTCCTGTGCATTTTGAAATATTTGATGGGAATTTACGAGATAAAGACACGGTGGAAGGAGTGGCGAAGAAAGTAAAGGAACGTTTTAATATAGAGAGAATAATATTTGTAGGAGACAGGGGAATGATAAGTATTGATAATGTGGAGGAAATAATAAATGCAGATTTAGGTTATATAATGGCATTGACTCACGAAGAAGCCAAGGGTTTATTAGAGGAGAAAAAAATAGATCCTTTTTTATTTGATAAAAGACTTCCTGTAACTGTCTGGCAAGATGGGGAGGATGCAAAATATGTTTTATGTGGTTCGGAGTTCAGGAGAGAAAGGGATAGAAAAGTTTTCGGGTCGTTGTTGGAAAAGGGGAGAGAGTCATTGAAGGTTGTTCAAAGGATGGTAGAAAAGGGACGACTAAAGAAACACGAAAAAGTAATAAGGAGGGCGCAGAAGAAATTAACAAAGAGTGGGGCGGAGAAGTATTTTGATTTTCGTTATGAAAATGGGATATTTGAGATAATAGAGAAAGTAGAAGCAATAAGGCGTGCAGAAAGGCTTTGTGGTTATTATATTCTTAAGACAAGCGAGACACACATGGAAGATTATGATATTGAAGTTCATTATAAGAAGTTACAAGAGGTAGAAAGGTGTTTCAGGGATTTAAAGGAGTTAATAGAGGTAAGGCCTATAGGCCATTGGAAAGATAGGAGGGTAGAGACTCATATATTCTTATGCTTGCTCGCACAGGTAATTTTAGCTTGGGTTAGGAAGAAATTGAAAGAGGTGGGATGGCTTGGGAGATATAATACACTCGAGAGATTTATCAATCTTCTTGGGAGTGTAAAAATAAACAAGCTTTTGATAGAGAAAAAAGAAATATTAGTAGTTCAACGAGAAAATCCACTTGAGACTGTCCTTTTAACAAATTTTGGTCTCCTATCCTTTGATTATGAGCGGGATAAAGAGGGGTGTAGTATCTAA